Genomic DNA from Schistocerca gregaria isolate iqSchGreg1 chromosome 4, iqSchGreg1.2, whole genome shotgun sequence:
gctacagaagaatgctgaagattagatgggtagatcacataactaatgaggaggtattgaatagaattgagggagaagaggagtttgtggcacaacttgacaaaaagaagggaccggttagtaggacatgttttgaggcatcaggggatcacaaatttagcattggagggcagtgtggagggtaaaaatcgtagaaggagaccaagagatgaatacactaagaagattcagaaggatgcaggatgcagtaagtactgggagatgatgaagcttgcacaggatagagtagcatggagagctgcatcaaaccagtctcaggactgaagaccaccagaaCAAACAACATTCCATATTTGTAACAAGACATCACACTAGTTATCAATGAGATCTGGCTTTAAACACTGATGCACAAAACTAACACCCAATTAAATGAACCTTCACTAAAGTTTTACAAGAGTAAAATTTCACAACATTCCCCTTAGATGAGTCTAAGCAAATGGATACCAATAGCAGTTCCTTCTCATCATGCTCTACGTATTCACCTCTAAGGTGAATTTACTTTATGTGGCTCTGTATGTGATAGTGAGCCCTCCCGAGTCTGATGAACGAGTGAAGGGATGTGTCTCATCTGGCTCCAATTTCTATAGTCCCTTACTAACTATAACACAAATGTAAGCCAGGACAGTTTTCATTCTCACAAACAAGGAAGGGAAGTCTTGTCCTGATGTCTACCAAAGTATGTGAGAAGGCAAGGAAATTAACAACAGATACACATTATGATGAGAAACGTAAACATTTTATTGAGGCAAAATGTGCCTTTTGACTGAATGCAATATCCTCATTTGACTGGACACTTAGAAGGTTAATAAGCAGAACACTACAACATTGTATGACCCAATGTCCCTGAACGCACTGGAAAGTCTCTCTGCACATAATGCAATCTAAGACCTGCCCGTAAAGTAAAAAAGTACAGTTCAATAATCAGTATTACTGTGTTTATCTTCCAATAGTATGACAGATTGTCGTATCTACAGTACCAGTAAATATAAAAACTTATCTATAGTATCAGTAAATATAAATGTTTAATTTGAGGATACAACTGTCACATTTATTCATTGGAAACTGGCATTTTTGAATTTAGAAATGAGTGGTGTGACTCTCCTATATGACTTTGATGTCCTTCATTACAATACAATTTTAATGTTCCCTCAGACTATCTATTTTATCCCACTAGCTAATAGTCACATTCTTCCAAAAACAATAATTTCGTCTGGAACTAAAAATTACCTACCAtgtacagtagtagtagtagtagtagtagtagtacacatCTAGTGTTGACTAAAACAGAGTAAACAAGCTTTTAGAGGAAATTTCACTTGTTTAATATGGTAACATGTCATTAATTATTGGAAGACCTTAATCGGATGATAGTTTCCCTTCATACAAAAACCCATTATTACAAATATAATAAATCGTAGCAACACAGGCTAAATGAAACAACATTGACATTGTTGTTCTCTTGCGGAAGTGCTTAAAGAAGAAACTATGGTGACATTAATTAATTACAAGTTGAAATTGAAATGAATCCACAAACTGATAAAGTATTGATGAAGTAAGAAGTATActactttttattttttgaagatcTGACTAAAAGTAACAATAAAATAAGCAAAGATACAGCTATGGACTATATTAATTCAAAGGGAAGTTTGGAACCACCCAAAATTTTTCCTTCTGTGAGTTGATTTTAGAACCATATTCTGAAATCTAAATATGTCCTGAACTTTAGAAAAAAATATGGCTATACTAACTGCAAGCTTACATTTATTAATATCAATTTTGAAGGCAAAGAAAAgataaattaataatgtttaagctagttaAAATGTAAGGTAAATAATTTTATCACTTTAGCTTGCTATGTTCCACATGAAAGGTCATTTGACATTGTGTATTGCCACAAGAATGCGATTCCTATGTTTAGACTGGTGTGTCACATGTCAGGTATGGAAACTGAAGCAAATTTGTAACTGGACACACATGCTGAGGCTGTGTCATTTTTTGAAGAAGACCTTCATAATGCATACAAACAGGTTTTCTTTTGTACCCCATGATTGCCTACTGCAAGTCTTAATGAAGACAGCACCTTCTAAGCATCTGGAGGTCACATCGGTGACTACATGGTTCTTGTATGTAATCTTCCTTTTCCCTGATCAAAGCTCCAAGTCTGAGCAACAATGTTTATGAAAACTATAATGGGAGATGATCCTTAATCGATATGAAAGTGTGTGCATTACCAATGTTTGGAAGGTAGCATAGAATGTGGAAGGAATGGGGAAAAAAAGGGATGACTAACATCCAAGTATCAAGTTGGGTATGGCTGCGGCATGTTTTAAATAAATTGCAATTTGGATTTGGAATCGACATTCAGCTGCACAGTCTAGACTAGATGAAATTAACTGAAGTAGCACATCATATGAAACTTCAAAGCTTTGTTGCGGAATTATACATTAGATGCCTTACCAGAACAATACATTTATGTAGCTCTGTTTTACCATTCATCATGTCACATGGTGATACTTACATTATTTATGGCTAGGGCCTGGATTTTAATGACAAACGAATAGCAAAATATGCGAGCACATTTCATCTAAACTTACATTAAGTCACATTTCATTTTTTAAGGTTTATTCAGCTTCATTTAGAACATTCTTGTGGTTTTTTGTGTACATTGTAACACAAAATCCAATTCTGAACAAATTGAGTCTAGTACTTTCTTTATGCCATATTTGAAATTAATAGCACTTAGTTTTGAAATGTCTACAGATGTGTGGaaggggaggggaaaaaaaaccacacacacacacacacacacacacacacacacacacacacacacacacacacacacacacacacaaaccatgttTTACTACTGCACACCACTTGTTTAAACTATTCCAAATTAGATAACTTGTCTACAGCTATCACTGAGGATAGTTTTGGGCCTGGAAAATCTCCTCTCCACATCACAGCATTTCTGAAGGCGGCGAGATCACCCCAGTCTAGCTTTGGTTCACTGTCTTTAAATGATGATGCATTCCCACAAAGACCGTCACTAATTTAGCACACCATTTATTATTCAGCATCTGCTGGAGAACACATACCAATTTGTTGTTCATTATGTCAACTATGTGAGCATGAGCTCCAGCCAACTACTCTGCACGTTACACAATATCCAGGGTACCACTCAGTCAAGTACCAACAATTTCCAGTGGCATATCACATCTTCCACATAGATTTTCTTGACACAGGTAATTGGATTACACCTTTTTGGCAACTCTGTGTAATGTATACCATACTTAGAGAAAATCTAAATCCCCTTGGCAGCCATTCACAGTAGCTTcacagagttgtcaaacaaaatgaaaattgtcTAGCTGTTTACTCTCTAGAGAGCTTCACACATTACAAGGAACTTTTCTGTGGGCCAATCCATTTTCAAACACCAACAACAACGTTTGCAACATAACTCTCACCCACACTGGTGGTTTTATTTATGGACACCCATACCCATACCCTTTGGTCTACAACACTAATTCATATTTTGTTAAGCAACTTGTCATTAACACACACAAGTAGTTCTTTTTTAGTGTAGATTGATCTCTAACTGGATATGTTGTGTACTTCTCCATGAACTGACATAAGCACGGATTCATCAGCTTCTCCAGGACAATGTTGCAAGACATCAGCAACTAAAATATTACCTTGAACTATAAATGCACAATTGAGGTTGGGTTGGGTTTCttagggggaaggagaccagacagcaaggtcattggtctaatcggattaggaaaggacgtgaAAGGAAGTTGCCTGCgccttttcataggaaccatcccggcatatgcctggagcgatttagggaattcacggaaaaccggGCGGGGGAGCAAAAGTGGCGAGGGGGGGGGTGTGCGAGCAaaagcgacgggggggggggggtttcgagcaaaagcgacggggggggggggggtgcgcgagcaaaagcgacgggggggggggggtgcgcgagcaaaagcgacgggggggggggagcaaaagcgacggggggggggagcaaaagcgacggggggggggagcaaaagcgacgggggggggagcaaaagcgacggggggggggagcaaaagcgacggggggggagcaaaagcgacgggggggggggagcaaaagcgacgggggggggggagcaaaagcgacggggggggggagcaaaagcgacggggggggggggggagcaaaagcgacgggggggggggagcaaaagcgacgggggggggggagcaaaagcgacggggggggggagcaaaagcgACGGGGGGGGGAAGCAAAAGCgacgggggggggggagcaaaagcgacggggggggagcaaaagcgacggggggggagcaaaagcgacggggggggggggggagcaaaagcgacggggggggagcaaaagcgacgggggggggagcaaaagcgacgggggggggagcaaaagcgacgggggggggagcaaaagcgacggggggggggagcaaaagcgacggggggggggagcaaaagcgacggggggggggagcaaaagcgacgggggggggagcaaaagcgacggggggggggagcaaaagcgacggggggggggagcaaaagcgacggggggggggagcaaaagcgacggggggggagcaaaagcgacggggggggagcaaaagcgacggggggggggggggagcaaaagcgacggggggggggggagcaaaagcgacgggggggggggagcaaaagcgacgggggggggggagcaaaagcgacgggggggggggagcaaaagcgACGGGGGGGAGCAAAAGTGGCGGGGGGGAGCAAAAGTGGCGGGGGGGAGCAAAAGTGGCGGGGGGGGGAGCAAAAGTGgcggggggggggagcaaaagtggcgggggggggagcaaaagtggcggggggggggagcaaaagtgGCGGGGGGGGAGCAAAAGTGGCGGGGGGGAGCAAAAGTGGCGGGGGGGAGCAAAAGTGGCGGGGGGGGAGCAAAAGTGGCGAGGGCGGGGAGCAAAAGTGGCGAGGGCGGGGGCAAAAGTGGCGAGGGCGGGGGCAAAAGTGGCGAGGGCGGGGGCAAAAGTGGCGAGGGCGGGGGCAAAAGTGGCGAGGGCGGGGGCAAAAGTGGCGAGGGCGGGGGCAAAAGTGGCGAGGGCGGGGGCAAAAGTGGCGAGGGCGGGGGCAAAAGTGGCGAGGGCGGGGGCAAAAGTGGCGAGGGCGGGGGCAAAAGTGGCGAGGGCGGGGGCAAAAGTGGCGAGGGCGGGGGCAAAAGTGGCGAGGGCGGGGGCAAAAGTGGCGAGGGCGGGGGCAAAAGTGGCGAGGGCGGGGGCAAAAGTGGCGAGGGGGAGGGGCAAAAGTGGCGAGGGGGAGGGGCAAAAGTGGCGAGGGGGAGGGGCAAAAGTGGCGAGGGGGAGGGGCAAAAGTGGCGAGGGGGAGGGGCAAAAGTGGCGAGGGGGAGGGGCAAAAGTGGCGAGGGCGGGGGCAAAAGTGGCGAGGGCGGGGGCAAAAGTGGCGAGGGCGGGGGCAAAAGTGGCGAGGGGGAGGGGCAAAAGTGGCGAGGGGGAGGGGGCAAAAATGGCGAGGGAGAAAGTGGAGTTCATTCTGAAAGGTAGCAAAGCTCTGCAACTTTTGCTTGTGTACCTATCGATGACAAGTCTTCTCTTTTATTCCTTAATAACACCATTTAATATGTGTGTTCTCCAGCTGCTTATTGAGTAATAGGGGTGTTAAAAAGTCCATGCAAAATCTGAGAGAAGGCACCAACGGCAGGTATCGAGGTCACCTCCCTACAACTCAGAGTGCTCCGCGCATCtgccctggatctacgatatttccgaacccctGACCCAAGCATTTGAGATAGAatgccaaaaatttaaaaactcaCTTTTCAAACAAATGTTCATATTGTAGCAACACATCTTTCTGAACAGTCTGATACATAGAACACACATGTTTGAAGAAATGTTATACATGATATTTGGTATTCagcatgccaaagtgcagtgccacgcctcttcacacagcatttttcaatgacatgtcactgtatttcgctctgtggaattcaatcgtgtatattttgtaatggattcaTCAAACTACGagtggcatttgaaaagtccgtgcaaagtctgag
This window encodes:
- the LOC126267889 gene encoding uncharacterized protein LOC126267889 gives rise to the protein MNSTFSLAIFAPSPSPLLPLPLATFAPALATFAPALATFAPALATFAPPPRHFCPSPSPLLPLPLATFAPPPRHFCPSPSPLLPLPLATFAPALATFAPALATFAPALATFAPALATFAPALATFAPALATFAPALATFAPALATFAPALATFAPALATFAPALATFAPALATFAPALATFAPALATFAPPYVDAFSGHFEMVRFLGHLLDA